Proteins encoded by one window of Bacteroidota bacterium:
- the nuoI gene encoding NADH-quinone oxidoreductase subunit NuoI: MQQLTNRSKVVSNKQMTFMERMYIPALLGGLRITIKHFFKKKVTVNYPEETREHSKVWRGLHVLKRDEEGRENCTACGLCAVACPAEAITMVAEERKKGEEHLYREEKYATEYNINMLRCIFCGLCEEACPKDAIYLTDRINLSNYNRDQFIYTKDMLVEGVAKEDRIDIDIRRKGTREGAN, translated from the coding sequence ATGCAACAACTAACAAACAGAAGTAAAGTAGTTTCCAATAAACAAATGACGTTTATGGAGAGGATGTATATTCCTGCATTGTTGGGGGGATTGCGCATTACGATAAAACATTTTTTTAAGAAGAAAGTCACCGTAAATTATCCCGAAGAAACCCGCGAACACAGTAAGGTTTGGCGCGGATTACATGTATTAAAAAGAGACGAAGAAGGAAGAGAAAATTGTACAGCCTGCGGATTATGCGCTGTAGCTTGTCCCGCAGAAGCAATAACAATGGTTGCGGAAGAAAGAAAAAAAGGTGAGGAACATTTATATCGCGAAGAAAAATATGCAACTGAATACAATATAAATATGCTGCGATGTATTTTTTGCGGATTATGTGAAGAAGCTTGTCCTAAAGACGCAATATATCTGACCGATCGCATTAATTTATCTAATTATAACCGCGATCAGTTTATTTATACCAAGGATATGTTGGTGGAAGGAGTTGCAAAAGAAGACCGAATTGATATTGATATCAGAAGAAAAGGAACCCGCGAGGGCGCCAATTAA
- a CDS encoding NADH-quinone oxidoreductase subunit J: protein MTQIFFYFLSGIAIASSLLMLFQRNAMYSVLYLLVCFFAVAGLYIMLNAQFLAIVHIIVYAGAIMVLFLYVLMFLNLNTSSTFSKSNLLRFAAVLTGGMVFILLFASFYQTQLTYVADSLHAETGSVQTLGKVLFDEFLIPFELTSILFLSAMVGVVIINKKESSNG, encoded by the coding sequence ATGACCCAGATATTTTTTTATTTTCTTTCAGGGATCGCAATTGCAAGCAGTTTGTTAATGCTGTTTCAACGCAATGCTATGTATAGTGTATTATATTTATTGGTTTGTTTTTTTGCAGTTGCGGGTTTATACATTATGCTCAACGCGCAATTTTTAGCCATTGTGCACATTATAGTATATGCAGGAGCTATTATGGTATTGTTTTTATATGTGCTCATGTTTCTCAATTTAAACACATCTTCTACCTTTTCGAAAAGTAATCTTTTGCGATTTGCTGCTGTGCTCACCGGTGGAATGGTATTCATTTTATTATTTGCGAGTTTTTATCAAACACAGTTAACCTATGTTGCCGATTCGCTGCACGCAGAAACAGGATCTGTGCAAACCTTGGGAAAAGTATTATTCGATGAATTTTTAATTCCCTTCGAATTGACCAGTATTTTATTCCTCTCTGCAATGGTTGGTGTGGTTATTATAAATAAAAAGGAGTCGTCGAATGGATAA
- the nuoK gene encoding NADH-quinone oxidoreductase subunit NuoK, with product MDNTGTLSQQLVTIPLENYVVLSLILFSIGVIGILMRRNLIVVFLSIELMLNSINLMAAAFSSYNNDPAGQAFVFFIMVVAAAEVAIGLAMLVMIYRNTKTLDINALNKLKW from the coding sequence ATGGATAATACCGGAACTTTAAGTCAGCAACTGGTTACAATTCCATTGGAAAATTATGTGGTTTTGAGTCTTATCCTTTTCAGCATTGGTGTGATCGGTATTTTAATGCGCCGAAATTTGATCGTAGTATTTTTAAGCATAGAATTAATGTTGAATTCCATCAATCTTATGGCAGCAGCATTTTCATCCTATAACAATGATCCTGCAGGTCAGGCATTTGTGTTTTTTATCATGGTGGTAGCTGCAGCAGAAGTGGCGATCGGATTGGCGATGTTGGTGATGATTTATAGAAATACAAAAACTTTGGATATTAACGCATTGAATAAACTTAAATGGTAA
- the nuoL gene encoding NADH-quinone oxidoreductase subunit L: protein MNQQTLNIIVTLIPALPLLGFLIHIFLKNKISEKVAGWHASAWIVLSFILTLVLFFELRSTPEINVQLFNWFSVGGMEIPFAFLIDHLSILMMLVITGVGSLIHIYSIGYMHGDEGFNRFFSYLNLFIFFMLTLVMANNYVLMFVGWEGVGLCSYLLIGFWFKNQEYNKAASKAFIMNRIGDLALLIGLFLMFQYLGTLTFEGVNNKLDVSSGASYVPDTNIITIITILLFIGACGKSAQIPLYTWLPDAMAGPTPVSALIHAATMVTAGIYMIVRSNLLFSLAPITMDIIMVVGIVTAIFAGSIALKQNDIKKVLAYSTVSQLGLMFFAIGVGAYEAAFFHLITHAFFKALLFLSAGSVIHGLHGEQDIRKMGGIGKYMKVTHWVFGFGVLAIMAVPPFSGFFSKDDILAGAYMRSPVLWGLGLIAGLFTAFYMMRLYYLVFRGDERMNEQTKSKIHESPKVITVPLIILCVLAIFGGLINIPELFGGDKMMMHYFSDIVPIHEHHLDTTTEWILMFIASMAIVLTIVAARIKYLERKAVPESDVDMHGAGKILNEKFYIDEIYNAVIVKPLHALSEFFYKIFDLQIIDGFVNGAAKTTGYIATQLKSIQTGNVSFYLFAMALGMGGIILLIILM, encoded by the coding sequence TTGAATCAACAAACACTCAATATAATAGTTACCCTGATTCCAGCATTGCCTTTGCTTGGGTTTTTGATACATATTTTTTTAAAAAATAAGATCTCCGAAAAAGTTGCAGGATGGCACGCTAGTGCATGGATAGTGCTTTCCTTTATTCTTACTTTGGTATTATTTTTTGAATTGCGCTCCACTCCGGAAATAAATGTTCAGCTTTTTAACTGGTTTAGTGTTGGGGGGATGGAAATTCCATTCGCATTTTTAATTGATCACCTCAGCATATTAATGATGCTGGTGATAACCGGCGTGGGAAGTCTGATACATATTTATTCTATCGGTTATATGCACGGTGATGAAGGATTTAACCGATTCTTTTCTTACCTGAATTTATTTATTTTCTTCATGCTCACATTAGTAATGGCAAATAATTACGTGCTGATGTTCGTGGGTTGGGAAGGTGTTGGATTATGTTCCTATTTATTAATTGGATTCTGGTTTAAAAATCAGGAATATAATAAGGCAGCAAGCAAAGCCTTCATTATGAATCGAATTGGCGATCTCGCTTTATTGATCGGATTATTTCTCATGTTCCAATATTTAGGTACTCTTACTTTTGAAGGAGTTAACAATAAATTGGATGTGAGCTCTGGCGCAAGTTACGTGCCCGATACAAACATCATAACCATCATTACCATATTATTATTTATCGGAGCTTGTGGTAAAAGCGCACAAATTCCATTATATACCTGGCTACCCGATGCCATGGCGGGTCCTACACCGGTGAGTGCATTAATTCACGCCGCAACCATGGTAACTGCTGGTATTTATATGATAGTGCGCAGTAATTTATTGTTCTCACTGGCACCAATTACAATGGATATAATAATGGTGGTGGGTATAGTGACTGCTATTTTTGCTGGAAGTATCGCCTTAAAACAAAATGATATTAAAAAGGTTTTAGCCTACTCAACTGTTAGTCAATTAGGGTTGATGTTTTTTGCAATTGGTGTTGGTGCATATGAAGCTGCTTTTTTTCATTTAATTACCCACGCATTCTTTAAGGCATTATTATTCCTCAGTGCAGGTTCTGTTATTCACGGTTTGCACGGAGAGCAGGATATTCGCAAAATGGGTGGTATAGGAAAATATATGAAAGTAACGCATTGGGTCTTCGGATTTGGTGTTTTGGCAATAATGGCTGTGCCTCCTTTCAGCGGATTTTTCTCTAAAGATGATATTTTAGCTGGGGCCTATATGCGCAGTCCGGTTTTGTGGGGATTGGGATTGATCGCCGGATTATTTACTGCATTTTATATGATGCGATTATATTATCTCGTGTTCAGAGGTGACGAGAGAATGAATGAACAAACAAAAAGTAAAATTCATGAATCGCCAAAAGTAATTACTGTGCCTTTGATCATTTTATGTGTGCTTGCGATCTTTGGGGGATTGATAAATATTCCAGAATTATTTGGGGGAGATAAAATGATGATGCATTATTTTAGTGATATCGTCCCCATTCACGAACATCATTTAGATACTACTACCGAATGGATATTGATGTTTATTGCAAGTATGGCAATTGTATTAACCATTGTGGCTGCACGCATTAAATATTTGGAACGCAAAGCCGTTCCGGAAAGTGATGTTGATATGCACGGCGCCGGTAAAATATTAAATGAAAAATTTTATATAGATGAAATATATAATGCTGTAATTGTTAAACCTTTACACGCCTTAAGTGAATTTTTTTATAAAATATTCGACCTGCAAATTATTGATGGATTTGTGAATGGTGCGGCGAAAACCACAGGATATATTGCAACACAATTAAAAAGTATTCAAACCGGAAATGTAAGTTTTTATTTATTCGCCATGGCTTTGGGCATGGGCGGAATTATCCTTTTAATTATTTTGATGTAA
- a CDS encoding NADH-quinone oxidoreductase subunit M, with protein sequence MLTLILILLPIVSGLIIYFLPENFAKQFSLVSALASLALGIVTYCQFDIAGGTQFVINEAWVNMLGIRFHIGMDGISLLMILLSNILSPLIILSSFKDKYENPKIFYSFLLIMQGAMNGVFVSLDMFLYYIFWELALIPAYFLVLWWGRGDNKKITAKFFIYTLFGSLFMLIAIIWLSIQSETPSTDILAIYQLNIPVNIQLYLFLAFMLAYAIKIPVFPFHTWQPDTYTYSPSPATMLLGGVMLKMGLYSIIRWVIPVVPHAVEEYGIYVIVFASIGVLYASLIAWVQKDLKKLFAYSSIAHVGLITAGLFTATQMGLQGGLNQMLAHGINVVGLFYVCQILYRKFHDHDIHSMGGIRTKAPLFAGLFLVILLASVALPLTNAFPGEFMLLNSIFGVNPWLCLLAGSGVILGAVYMFSAYRRVMLGEVNNKTNTFSDLDTMDKWVLIPIVILIFVFGVYPQLITNLTEQSVSDIILQYQTKINGTIIK encoded by the coding sequence ATGCTGACATTAATACTTATATTATTACCAATTGTTTCAGGACTGATCATTTATTTTCTTCCTGAAAATTTTGCGAAACAATTTTCGCTGGTGTCGGCACTTGCATCTTTAGCATTGGGTATAGTCACATATTGTCAGTTTGATATAGCAGGAGGAACTCAGTTTGTTATTAATGAGGCATGGGTTAATATGCTGGGAATTCGTTTCCATATTGGTATGGATGGTATCAGTTTATTGATGATATTATTATCTAATATTTTATCTCCATTAATTATTCTTTCCTCCTTTAAAGACAAATACGAAAATCCAAAAATATTTTACTCCTTTTTACTGATCATGCAAGGTGCAATGAACGGCGTTTTTGTTTCACTGGATATGTTCCTTTATTATATTTTCTGGGAACTTGCATTAATACCTGCGTATTTTCTTGTGTTGTGGTGGGGAAGGGGAGATAATAAAAAGATAACCGCTAAGTTTTTTATTTACACCCTTTTCGGAAGTTTATTTATGCTTATTGCCATTATCTGGTTGAGTATACAAAGTGAAACTCCGTCAACAGATATTTTAGCTATATATCAATTAAATATTCCGGTAAATATTCAATTGTATTTATTCCTGGCATTTATGCTTGCATATGCAATTAAAATTCCGGTATTTCCTTTTCATACCTGGCAACCGGATACCTACACCTATTCTCCATCGCCTGCAACTATGCTGTTGGGAGGAGTTATGCTGAAGATGGGTTTATACAGTATCATTCGCTGGGTAATTCCGGTTGTTCCACATGCCGTGGAAGAATATGGAATATATGTGATCGTTTTTGCATCGATAGGTGTACTGTATGCTTCTTTAATTGCCTGGGTGCAAAAAGATCTCAAAAAATTATTTGCCTATTCGAGTATAGCACACGTTGGTTTAATTACTGCCGGATTATTTACTGCAACTCAAATGGGTTTACAGGGCGGATTAAATCAAATGCTTGCGCATGGCATTAATGTAGTTGGTTTGTTTTATGTATGTCAGATATTATACCGCAAATTTCATGATCACGATATTCATTCCATGGGTGGAATAAGAACTAAGGCACCTTTATTTGCAGGGTTATTTTTGGTGATATTACTTGCAAGTGTTGCATTGCCGTTAACCAATGCTTTTCCGGGAGAATTTATGTTGTTGAATTCTATTTTCGGAGTAAACCCATGGTTGTGTTTACTTGCAGGTAGCGGGGTTATTTTAGGAGCAGTTTATATGTTCTCGGCTTATCGGAGAGTGATGTTGGGAGAGGTAAACAATAAAACGAATACCTTTTCCGATCTCGATACTATGGATAAATGGGTATTGATACCTATTGTGATATTAATTTTTGTTTTCGGCGTTTATCCGCAATTGATAACAAATCTTACTGAACAAAGTGTGAGTGATATTATTTTACAATACCAAACAAAGATCAACGGAACAATAATTAAATAA
- a CDS encoding NADH-quinone oxidoreductase subunit N, with amino-acid sequence MTSIIILAAAGIASMFVGVFKFKRIALPLVLLACIAALCIIFLKLNGGYEDIIGNMLQFDPFSYGFSIIMILLTMGVFIISKYYFRENMEHLGDIYSLFLFSMIGGILLVSFQSLVMLFISIEILSIPLYVLAASNRKNLFSNEAGLKYFLMGSFASCFLLLGITFIYGTAHTFEMQGIFNFIYASEGDLPALFITGCFLILGAFIFKISAVPFHFWAPDVYEGSPSVITAFMATVVKTAAFGGLIRFIVMSGLVQTDNWQEIITVVAILTLIVGNVTALYQTNFKRLLAYSGIANAGYVLVAVATLQVNTYEYILYYLASYGVASILAFTIYSIIKDHTGINTIDGLKGLFVKNKMLAVTLAFAMLSLAGIPPLAGFFGKYAVFANAIQADQIWLVVVAVVTSLVGVFYYFRVMANAFNTNSEIPVVPIHFSYKLVLILGVIILLVLGLMPDLITDLIA; translated from the coding sequence ATGACCTCAATTATAATTTTAGCAGCAGCAGGTATTGCGTCCATGTTTGTGGGGGTGTTTAAATTTAAGCGCATTGCATTGCCGTTGGTGTTACTCGCCTGTATCGCAGCGCTATGTATCATCTTTTTAAAATTAAATGGCGGTTATGAGGATATTATCGGAAATATGTTGCAATTCGATCCATTTTCCTATGGATTCAGCATAATTATGATCTTATTGACCATGGGTGTATTCATCATCAGCAAATATTATTTCCGGGAAAACATGGAACACCTGGGGGATATTTATTCTTTGTTTCTTTTTTCGATGATAGGTGGAATATTGCTCGTTTCTTTTCAAAGTCTGGTAATGTTATTTATCAGTATCGAGATACTTTCCATTCCATTATATGTTCTTGCTGCGAGTAACAGAAAAAATTTATTCAGCAATGAGGCGGGATTAAAATATTTTTTAATGGGATCCTTTGCTTCCTGTTTTTTATTGTTGGGAATAACATTTATTTATGGAACTGCCCACACGTTTGAAATGCAGGGAATATTTAATTTTATTTATGCCTCTGAAGGGGATCTACCCGCTTTATTTATTACAGGATGTTTTTTAATTCTCGGAGCTTTTATTTTCAAAATTTCCGCTGTGCCATTTCATTTCTGGGCACCGGATGTATATGAGGGGTCTCCTAGTGTGATCACCGCCTTTATGGCGACCGTAGTTAAAACTGCAGCTTTTGGTGGCCTCATTCGTTTTATAGTGATGTCAGGTTTAGTACAAACCGATAATTGGCAAGAGATAATTACTGTAGTTGCAATTCTCACTTTAATTGTAGGGAATGTAACTGCGTTATACCAAACCAATTTTAAAAGATTATTGGCTTATTCAGGTATTGCAAATGCGGGTTATGTTTTGGTTGCCGTTGCAACATTGCAAGTAAATACCTATGAATATATTTTATATTATTTAGCATCTTATGGAGTTGCCAGTATTTTAGCATTCACCATTTATTCCATCATTAAAGATCATACAGGTATAAATACCATCGACGGTTTAAAAGGGCTTTTTGTTAAAAATAAAATGCTTGCCGTTACTCTTGCCTTTGCCATGTTATCGCTGGCTGGTATTCCTCCATTGGCAGGTTTCTTCGGAAAATATGCCGTATTCGCAAATGCTATTCAGGCCGATCAGATATGGTTGGTAGTGGTTGCTGTTGTCACCTCTTTGGTGGGCGTATTTTATTATTTCCGTGTAATGGCAAATGCCTTTAATACCAATAGTGAGATTCCTGTTGTGCCTATACATTTCAGTTATAAACTGGTTTTGATACTGGGTGTCATCATACTTCTGGTTTTGGGTCTGATGCCTGATCTTATTACGGATCTTATTGCCTGA
- a CDS encoding DUF2807 domain-containing protein codes for MKKVTLFATIIVFFVATGLILQSFTGNVLKIEGKNVDISAFTELNVEVPYDIIFTQDNAATLKIDADAATIEKIEVLQKGDKLTIGIKDNQYKNTKGGDVKIYLSTAALKTINVAGSGNFTSTNIITNNETIATSVAGSGNIDASIQSAGLKGDIAGSGNITLKGTTKKVTFSIAGSGNFMLNDLIAEDVTGDIAGSGSAKVYANNMLEASIAGSGDIIYYGNPKDVKKNVAGSGKVIDN; via the coding sequence ATGAAAAAAGTAACTTTATTTGCAACCATCATCGTGTTTTTTGTTGCAACAGGATTAATTCTCCAATCCTTTACCGGAAACGTACTTAAAATAGAGGGAAAAAACGTAGATATTTCAGCATTTACGGAATTAAATGTTGAAGTGCCTTATGATATTATTTTTACTCAAGATAATGCAGCCACGCTGAAAATTGATGCAGATGCGGCAACAATTGAAAAAATAGAGGTATTGCAGAAGGGCGATAAACTAACTATTGGAATTAAAGACAACCAATATAAAAATACCAAGGGAGGTGATGTAAAAATTTATCTCAGTACCGCTGCTTTAAAAACAATTAATGTTGCCGGAAGCGGAAATTTTACATCAACAAATATTATTACAAATAATGAAACAATTGCAACTTCAGTAGCAGGCTCCGGAAATATAGATGCATCTATTCAATCTGCAGGATTAAAGGGTGATATAGCTGGAAGTGGCAATATCACGCTAAAAGGGACTACCAAAAAAGTAACTTTCAGTATAGCAGGTTCGGGCAATTTTATGTTAAATGATTTAATTGCAGAAGATGTTACCGGTGATATTGCAGGAAGCGGAAGTGCAAAGGTTTATGCCAATAATATGCTCGAGGCAAGTATTGCAGGTTCAGGTGATATTATTTATTACGGAAATCCTAAAGATGTGAAGAAAAATGTTGCAGGATCGGGTAAAGTAATTGATAATTGA
- a CDS encoding acyl-CoA dehydrogenase — MNFELTEEQLMIKQAARDFAQNVLKPGVIDRDREMRYPYEEVKQMGELGFLGMMVSPDYGGGGMDTMSYVLAMEEISKVDSSCSVIMSVNNSLVCWGLENFGTEEQKRKYLPDLASGKKIGAFCLSEPEAGSDATSQRTTAEDMGDHYLLNGTKNWITNGGTASIYLVMAQTSVEKGHKGINCLIVEKGMDGFIVGAKEDKLGIRASDTHTLLFNDVKVPKENRIGDDGFGFSFAMKTLSGGRIGIASQALGIAAGAYELSLQYAKERKAFGKEIAQHQAIQFKLADMATEIEAARLLIYKAAQLKDAHENYDLASSMAKVFASEVAMRTTVEAVQIHGGYGYVKEYHVERLMRDAKITQIYEGTSEVQRIVIGRSILR, encoded by the coding sequence ATGAATTTCGAACTTACCGAAGAGCAACTCATGATAAAACAAGCGGCAAGAGATTTTGCACAAAATGTTTTAAAACCCGGAGTTATAGATCGCGATCGCGAAATGCGTTATCCCTATGAAGAGGTAAAACAAATGGGTGAACTCGGCTTTTTAGGAATGATGGTCTCTCCTGATTACGGTGGAGGCGGAATGGATACCATGAGTTATGTACTTGCAATGGAAGAAATTTCGAAAGTAGATAGTTCATGCAGTGTAATTATGAGTGTAAATAATTCGCTGGTGTGTTGGGGATTAGAAAACTTTGGAACCGAAGAACAAAAAAGAAAATATTTACCGGATCTCGCTTCCGGAAAAAAAATAGGTGCCTTTTGTTTGAGTGAACCTGAAGCAGGAAGTGATGCAACATCTCAACGCACCACTGCGGAAGATATGGGTGATCATTATTTATTGAACGGAACAAAAAACTGGATCACCAACGGAGGAACGGCGAGTATTTATTTAGTAATGGCACAAACAAGTGTTGAGAAAGGTCACAAAGGAATAAATTGTCTTATTGTTGAAAAAGGCATGGACGGATTTATTGTCGGAGCGAAAGAAGATAAACTCGGGATTCGCGCAAGTGATACACATACTCTATTATTTAATGATGTAAAAGTTCCTAAAGAAAACAGAATTGGTGATGATGGTTTCGGATTTTCTTTTGCGATGAAAACATTAAGCGGCGGAAGAATTGGAATTGCATCACAAGCATTGGGAATTGCTGCAGGTGCCTATGAATTATCGTTACAATATGCAAAAGAAAGAAAAGCTTTCGGAAAAGAAATAGCACAACATCAGGCAATTCAATTTAAATTGGCCGACATGGCAACCGAAATTGAAGCTGCGCGATTATTAATTTATAAAGCTGCACAATTAAAAGACGCACACGAAAATTATGACCTCGCATCAAGTATGGCTAAAGTATTTGCAAGCGAAGTTGCCATGCGCACCACAGTGGAAGCAGTGCAAATTCACGGCGGTTACGGTTACGTAAAAGAATATCACGTTGAACGTTTAATGCGCGATGCAAAGATCACACAGATCTATGAAGGAACGAGTGAGGTGCAGAGGATTGTAATTGGGAGAAGTATTCTTAGGTGA
- the rfaE2 gene encoding D-glycero-beta-D-manno-heptose 1-phosphate adenylyltransferase, giving the protein MKKNEVILEKICDERSLLQKLSVWRFHNKKIIFTNGCFDILHKGHAWLLNKANGLEDNAVLIIGLNSDASVKRLKGESRPINTVEDRALLLASLYAVDAVIIFEEDTPDQLIKMIKPDVLVKGGDYNADEIVGADTMKLNGGKVIIIPYLENYSTSKTINQLADQ; this is encoded by the coding sequence ATGAAGAAGAATGAAGTTATATTAGAAAAAATTTGTGATGAGAGATCACTTCTGCAAAAGTTATCGGTATGGCGCTTTCACAATAAAAAAATTATTTTTACCAATGGATGTTTTGATATTTTACACAAGGGGCATGCATGGTTATTAAATAAAGCAAACGGATTAGAAGATAATGCAGTACTCATAATTGGATTAAATTCAGATGCATCGGTTAAAAGATTAAAAGGAGAAAGCAGACCAATTAATACTGTGGAAGATCGCGCATTATTATTGGCGAGTTTATATGCCGTTGATGCAGTTATTATTTTTGAAGAAGATACTCCTGATCAGCTGATTAAAATGATTAAACCGGATGTATTGGTGAAGGGTGGAGATTATAATGCAGACGAAATAGTAGGAGCCGACACCATGAAATTAAATGGTGGAAAAGTAATTATCATTCCTTATCTGGAAAATTATTCCACAAGCAAAACAATAAATCAACTCGCAGATCAATAA
- a CDS encoding flippase-like domain-containing protein, producing the protein MIFLSIGIALIWYITKDLTPEQKDELRLSFRSANYWWVALSILIGVFSHYIRALRWKMMLKPLGYDPRLKTTFYSVMIAYLTNMAVPRLGEVTRCGIMQRYEKVPFDKALGTLVVERSIDLLFLFLATFLLFVTQFTLIYDFFNEKVIIPISEKISFSTTTIIIIIASVLTFIFLVWFLIKKFKHTEAYLKLKIMAMNVRDGIYSIRHLKNFKLFIFYSILIWVCYFLMVYVCFYAIEQTTHFGLNQALAVLVFGTVGIISTPGGIGAYQLIVTETLVALYGLDRTYAISFSWLAWSAQTIMIIFVGVISLLLLSRVTRKELTHEEE; encoded by the coding sequence GTGATATTCCTATCCATTGGAATTGCACTCATTTGGTATATAACAAAAGATCTTACACCGGAACAAAAAGACGAATTGCGTTTGTCGTTTCGTTCGGCAAATTATTGGTGGGTGGCTTTATCTATTCTGATCGGAGTATTCAGTCATTATATAAGAGCGCTTCGTTGGAAAATGATGCTTAAACCCCTGGGTTATGATCCGCGTTTAAAAACAACTTTTTATTCGGTGATGATAGCTTATCTCACCAATATGGCAGTGCCGCGTTTAGGAGAGGTAACACGTTGCGGAATTATGCAGCGATATGAAAAAGTTCCATTTGATAAAGCCTTGGGAACATTAGTTGTTGAACGCTCCATCGATCTTTTATTTTTATTTTTGGCAACCTTTCTATTATTTGTAACACAATTTACACTCATATACGATTTTTTTAATGAGAAGGTGATCATTCCTATTTCAGAAAAAATTTCCTTTAGCACCACCACAATAATTATTATTATTGCAAGTGTTTTGACTTTTATTTTCCTTGTCTGGTTCCTCATTAAAAAATTTAAACATACAGAAGCCTACCTTAAGTTAAAAATTATGGCAATGAATGTGCGTGATGGTATTTATTCTATCCGCCATTTGAAAAACTTCAAACTTTTTATTTTTTATTCTATATTGATCTGGGTCTGTTATTTTTTAATGGTTTATGTTTGTTTTTATGCAATAGAACAAACAACACATTTTGGATTAAACCAGGCATTGGCAGTTCTTGTTTTTGGCACAGTTGGAATAATAAGCACACCGGGAGGTATAGGAGCCTATCAACTGATCGTAACGGAAACATTAGTGGCACTCTACGGGCTCGACCGCACCTATGCAATATCTTTTAGCTGGTTGGCCTGGAGCGCACAAACAATTATGATTATTTTTGTGGGAGTAATATCCTTATTACTTTTATCACGGGTCACCCGAAAAGAACTTACGCATGAAGAAGAATGA
- a CDS encoding aspartate 1-decarboxylase, with product MRIEILKSKIHRVRVTEANLNYIGSITIDEDLMDAANMIENEKVQVLNLGNGERLETYIIKGERGSGVICLNGPAARRVELNDIVIICSYASMEFEEAKKFIPTVIFPDSQTNSLK from the coding sequence ATGCGTATTGAAATCTTAAAAAGCAAGATTCACCGTGTCAGGGTAACGGAGGCGAATCTCAACTATATCGGCAGTATAACTATTGATGAAGACCTTATGGATGCTGCAAATATGATAGAAAATGAAAAGGTTCAGGTGCTCAACCTTGGAAACGGGGAACGGTTGGAGACTTATATTATTAAGGGAGAACGCGGATCCGGCGTGATATGTCTGAACGGGCCCGCTGCACGGAGGGTGGAACTGAATGATATTGTGATCATTTGTTCGTATGCCTCCATGGAATTTGAGGAGGCAAAGAAATTTATTCCTACTGTGATCTTTCCTGACAGCCAAACTAATTCACTTAAATAA